The Vampirovibrio chlorellavorus genome includes the window TCTCATATAAAGAGGTCAGATAATTCTGCAGGGTGGCCTGATCAAAATTCCCCACCACGGAGGCCACCATGTTCTGCGGCACAAAGTACAAGTGGTAATAGTCCAGCAAATCCTGCCGGGAGATGGCATCCAGACTATCCTCCACCCGCTTGCCCTCGTTACCGTAGGGGTGATGAGGGTAGAGGGTCGTGGTCAGGTTTTCAAAGGCCAATGAGGAAGGGGTGTCCCGGCTGGCCGCCAGAGCCTGATGAATTTGCTCTTTCTTTTTGCTGATTTCATCCTGAGCAAACAAGGGGTTGCGCAGCACGTCTTTCAGCACGGCGAACAACTCGCCCAGATCCTCCCGGATGGCGCTGCCGGTAATTTCAATAAAATCGTCATCGGCGGATACGGTCAAGCTCATGCCCTTGCTCTCCAGTTCCCGGCTAATGGCCTCGGCGGTGCGAGAAGGGGTTCCCTGCATCATCAGGGCGCTGACCAGACTGGCGGTGCCGGGAGTGGTTTCGACCCCCTGTCCTCCTTTAATGAACAGTTTAATGGCCACCGTGGCGGAGCTTTTGCGGGGTTTGCTAATCAGGGTCATGCCGTTGGGCAGGGTTTTCTTTTCGATGGCGCTGTCGGCTTCAGCGGTTTCAATGGTTTCCGTCGCCTTGGGGGTCAATGCGCTGGGCACAATGGGGAAGCTCTCGGCGGTTTGCAACAAGGCCACATCCGCGCTGCTTTCCGCCTTTAAATTGGCTTTCAGGCTACTGGGCAGGAGTTCCACCATCACCGCCTGATTGAAATTCAGATAGCGGTTCAGGGCATCCTTCACCTGATCCAGGGTTACTTTTTCCACATTGCTGACGTGATCCAGATAATCCTGCAGGCTGCCAATGGTCACGTTGTAGCCAATGCTGGAGGCGGTGCCGTCGGTGCTTTCATTCTCGAATACAAAGTCCTTTATATACTGGTTTTTGGCCTTGGCCAGCTCTGCCTGAGTAATGCCGTTGGCTTTCAGTTGCTTGAGCTGTTTGAGGATCTCCTGTTTGACCACGGTTCGGTTTTCCGGCTTGGCCTCCGCGTTGATGACGATGAGGCCCGAATACTTTTGCGTGTAATTACCCGCGGAAACGCTGTTGGCCAGTGGCTTGCTCTCTCTTAACGCCTGGTACAGGCGGGAACTCTTGCCATTTCCCAGAGCCAGCAGGGCGATATCCAGGGCGTACACATCGTCCGGCTTTTGTTGGGCGGGGCCTAAAAAGCCTAGGGCAAAATAGGTTTGGGTGATACTGGGGTTTTCCAGCACCTTGGCCTGAGGGGCGCTGGGCGGCTGAACCAGACCAATCTGCGGGGCCTGATAATTTTTGGGGGCCAGAAAGGGCGGCTTGGGGAAGGCCTCCGTGACCAGTTTTTTGGCCTCTTCCGGGTTCACATCGCCCACAATAATGGTGTTAAAGTTTTGGGGCTGGTACCAGTAGTGGTAATACTCCAGAATGTTCTCCCGAGGGATAGTGGCGATGTTTTCCTTGGGGCCCAGGGTATCGTAGGCGTAGCCGTGCTGGCCGTACATGAGTTTGGCCAACTCGGTGTAGAGCTGGCGATCCGGGTTATCGTTGGCCCGGTTGATCTCTTCCTGTACCACCTTGCGCTCCTGCGGCAGCTCACTGGCCGGAATGGCCGCGTTCAGCAGCATATCCGCGTGTAGTTTCAGGGTTTCCTGAAAGTAAGGGGTGGCCGTGGTGATGTAATAATGGGTAAAGTCGTCGCTGGTGGCGGCGTTAAACTGGGAGCCCCGGGACTCCAGCATGCGATCGATGACGCCCGGCTTGTATTGCGCGGTGCCCTTGAAGAGCAGGTGTTCCAAAAAGTGGGACACCCCGTTGATTTTGTCATTTTCATTGACCGAACCGGTTTTCACCCAGGTGTCGATGGTGACGATGGGCTGACTGTGATCTTCCTTGATATACAGGGTTTGCCCGGTGGGCAGGGTGTAGGTTTCCACTTTGGGAATGACGCTATTGGCCAGGGCCGGGTTGAGCCACCAGCCACCGGATGCTGAAATAAGCAGGGTACAGGCCAGGGCCTTGATTTGTTGGCTGGAAAAGTGACGGGGGTGGATAGGGCCAAAAGAAATGGGGCTCATAAGTATTGATATTCCCTTTCCGCAACTGGTTGTATAACCACGCTGTATGTAAAAACTGGGCTCTCTTGAAATCTCGATATATGCTGCTGACGCTGAACTGATAAAAATGCTCCGGGCCTCAGCAAAACCTGTCCTGCCTGCGATTATAATACGGTGCCCCGCTTTCAGCGAGAGGGCAGCGGCACGGCGCGCCTTGACGTTTCAAGTCAAAACCCCGGCACTGGTTGATGGCCGGGGCTTTGTCAGTCTTTTAAGGCTGGATTTCAGGCGGGAAAGGGTGGATTAAACCCTTAAGTAGGCCTTAATCCCCTGAAACATGGCGTTCAGCAAGCCGATATTGGACATGGCGTCAATGCCGCCAGTGGTCAGGTGTTGTTGCAGGCGGGCTTGCCAGTAGGGGTAAATGTCCTCTTTGCCCAATTCCAGCACGTTGGCAATGGCAAACAGTTTGGCCCAATCCAAAGGCATGGGTAAAGCGCCCCGCCACATATCCACAATCTCCAGGCGCTGGCTGCGCGGGAACCGTTTGAGGAACTGCACGTTGCTCAGGCCTTGCTGGCGCTGGACGGACTTTAAAAACTCAATGCCCGCATCCACCAGACGGGGCTCTTCCGGGCGCTTGTATTCCGGGTAGGTTTCCGGTTCGGTTTCCATCACCACGGCAATCCGCTCCAGGGTGGTGGTGCGGGTGGAGAAGGCGATGTTTTCATCAATCAGGCTGTACACGTAAGACAGTGTCACCCCGATCATCTCGGCGAAATCTTTTTTATGCAGGTTGGTTTTTTCCAGAAAGGCCACCAGCCGCTGACTGCTGTTATTGGCATTGACGGTGGGCTGCTTGGGCTCCTGAAGCTCCAGTGTGGTGGTTACCATGTGTTGTTCCCCTCTTGCTCTGCTGATTCAACTCTAACCAAACCGTGAAACCGGGAATCACTTGTTGCTGGATGTTTTATTACCGGGTGCTTGCCAATCGGGCTTGTCGGATGCGAGGACATGCTTCAACTCATTCGGCTTCATCACAAAAAATTTTTATCTATTCTAGCAAAAACTTTTAATAGTCATATCAAAGTTGAAAGATTTTTATACAAAGCATTTTGTAAAAGATTGCTTTGAGACGGGGAAATAGTTGTCTATAGTTGCAAATAAATGTAAAGATTGTGCTGGTGGAGGAGAGCGTTTTTTCAGGCCATGGGCTAAACTGAAGATCGTTTTGAGGTGAAAACCTTGGACAGTAGCAACTGAAGGTTTTATTCATGACGGAAACCGAAGTCACACTAAACCAGCTTCAGAAAAATATCGCCCATCTGGCCGAATTTTCTGATGATGGGTGGGTCCTGAAGTGGGGGGATTCTCCCCAGACCGCTTTTGAGATTGTCTGTCGCAAGGCCAGCGCCCTGCAGGTTCAAAAACTGGAATCGACGCTGGATAGTGGCTACCAAAAAGCGGCCCACTTGTTCAACTCAGCCTTGTAGTACCAGCGACTTTGCCCATTCAAACGGCAATCAGGCTTCTGTTCTGAAGTCTCAGTCGGTGTGTTCTGGGCGTTGGGGTTGGGTTGCTGTAAAATAGCGACAGTCCAAACCATCGTTTGAAGGAAAACGCATGCGACTGTTGGCCTTGCCTTCGGGCATCCAGACCGGCATTTATAATATGGCCCTGGACGAGGCCTTGCTGGAATGGGTTCGGGTTCAGCCAAAGCCGGTTTTGTGGGTGCGCACCTATCGCTGGGACGTGCCCACCTTGTCCCTGGGGGTGAACCAAAAGGTGCGTGATCTCGATTTTCTGTTGCGCTACTATGGCCAAGGGCAGAATGTCGGGGCCATCGTACGCCGCCCCACTGGGGGACGGGCCATTTTACACGGGCAGGATATTTCTTTTTCATTCATCACCAATCACCCCCCCATTTTGCAACAAAGCCTGAAGGAGGCGTATGCCATTCTTTCGGGGATAGTGCGTCAGGCGCTGGAAACATTAGGGCTGCAAACCCGGTTGGCTGCGGATGCGGGCACCCGGGATTATCTACGTTCCCCGGTCTGCTTTCAGACTCACACCCCTTCGGACTTGCTGGCCCGGGATGGGAAAAAGCTCTCTGGCAGCGCCCAGTTGCGTCGCTCTGGCGGGTTGTTGCAGCATGGGGCCGCCTTTTTAGCGCCCTGGGAGATTCAGGAAAAAGCCTTTTTTGAGGCCTTGTGTCAGGTTGGCGCATCCACCTTTGGCGAGCCGTGCAAGGTTTTGTCCTCGCTACAGGCCGAAGCCCTCATCGCCGATTGGCCCCAGTGGCTGGAGGTTTACGCCAGAGCTTCCAACGAAATTTTGGACAAGGTGTCCACCACCAGCGGATCCCATTTACTGCCCGCTTCCCGCTGAAGGGTTTGCAGGGCTTCATCGTGCGACAGTGGTTCTCCCCGGTAGGGGCGTTCCTGGGTCATGGCGTAATAGGCGTTGGCTACGGCCAGAATGCGACTACCCAGCGGAATACTTCTGCCTTTCAGCTTTTCCGGGCCGCCAGAGCCGTCCCAGCGCTCATTCTGGGAGTGCAGGAAGGGTACCACTTCCGAGAGAAAGTTGATTTTGACCAGCAAACTGACGCCCACGTTGGGGTGATCCCGCAGGTGTTCCCACTCTTGGGGGGTCAGGCTCTCTTTTTTGTGCAGAATTTCATCCGGTATGTGTACCTTGCCCACCGAGCCCAGGAGGCCCGCCATATAGGTCAGGTCTACGGTCTTTTCATTCAGGCTTAAGCCTTCGGCAATGGCCCTGGCCAGCAGCCCTACCTGCTTGGAGTGGCCTTTGGTGAAATTCTGACGGGCGTCTACCGCTTTGGACAGGGCTTCCACAAACTCCTGCTGATGGATGCCCAAATCGGCAATGCTTTCTGTGATTTGGGCTCGCATATTCAACAGTTTGTTGAGGTTTTTGGCCGCTTGTGGGCCGGACTGAGCGATACATTCCTGCGCTTCGGCCACCAGTTGCTGTAAGCGCATGCCGGTGACAAACACTTCGGCGGCCACCTCGGCCAGCGCCACCATCTCTTCAGAGAATTCGGCGGGCTGGTAACTTTCAAACAACAGCAGACCCATGGATTTGCCGCCTTCCCGCAGGGGCGTGATCATCAGGCTTTGGGTTTTGCCCTGGGCCAGCCGGTCATTGGGCAGCCAGTTGGGCACGGTGTCCAGCCGGGCAAAGGTCTGGGTTTTGTGGTTCTGGTACACATCGCTGAGCAGGTTATTGCTTCTGGCCGGGATGGTTACCTCCCAGCGTTGCTGGCGATCCAGTTCCAGTGAGGTGCCGGTCAGGCTGAGGTACTGTTCGCTGGTATCCTTGGTGGCGGTCTGGAACAAGTGGCAGGCGTCCACCTGAAACATCTGGGCCAGGGTGGCGGCAATGGAGTCGTAAATCAAAAAGCCGGATTGGGCGTCCAGTCCCAGCACGCCCAGGGTTTTATCGATGGAGTAAATCTGGATCAGCTCTTCCAGCTGCGCCTTGAGCTTGGCCGGGTTATCGGCCAGACGCTCGTTAATTTTGGTCAGCAGATCATCGGAAATAAAGTTTTCCGTCACGAAGTCGCCGATGTTGAGGGCATAAATGGCTTCCAGAGGATCGCGCCCGGACTCATCCAGCGGGGAATGAGGAAGATTTGGCTGTGTTTTGGCAGTCTGTTTGTCCAAGGGGCTCGCTCTCCTGGCGGGTTTAACGGCTCAGGCCAAACCGGGAAGGGGTGGTTTTGCGGCCTGTTTCTTTCTTATCGGCGGTTTCTCTCAACTCTTTAGAAAATTTTATGAGT containing:
- a CDS encoding lipoate--protein ligase family protein, translating into MRLLALPSGIQTGIYNMALDEALLEWVRVQPKPVLWVRTYRWDVPTLSLGVNQKVRDLDFLLRYYGQGQNVGAIVRRPTGGRAILHGQDISFSFITNHPPILQQSLKEAYAILSGIVRQALETLGLQTRLAADAGTRDYLRSPVCFQTHTPSDLLARDGKKLSGSAQLRRSGGLLQHGAAFLAPWEIQEKAFFEALCQVGASTFGEPCKVLSSLQAEALIADWPQWLEVYARASNEILDKVSTTSGSHLLPASR
- a CDS encoding GAF and HD-GYP domain-containing protein, whose amino-acid sequence is MDKQTAKTQPNLPHSPLDESGRDPLEAIYALNIGDFVTENFISDDLLTKINERLADNPAKLKAQLEELIQIYSIDKTLGVLGLDAQSGFLIYDSIAATLAQMFQVDACHLFQTATKDTSEQYLSLTGTSLELDRQQRWEVTIPARSNNLLSDVYQNHKTQTFARLDTVPNWLPNDRLAQGKTQSLMITPLREGGKSMGLLLFESYQPAEFSEEMVALAEVAAEVFVTGMRLQQLVAEAQECIAQSGPQAAKNLNKLLNMRAQITESIADLGIHQQEFVEALSKAVDARQNFTKGHSKQVGLLARAIAEGLSLNEKTVDLTYMAGLLGSVGKVHIPDEILHKKESLTPQEWEHLRDHPNVGVSLLVKINFLSEVVPFLHSQNERWDGSGGPEKLKGRSIPLGSRILAVANAYYAMTQERPYRGEPLSHDEALQTLQREAGSKWDPLVVDTLSKISLEALA
- a CDS encoding M16 family metallopeptidase translates to MSPISFGPIHPRHFSSQQIKALACTLLISASGGWWLNPALANSVIPKVETYTLPTGQTLYIKEDHSQPIVTIDTWVKTGSVNENDKINGVSHFLEHLLFKGTAQYKPGVIDRMLESRGSQFNAATSDDFTHYYITTATPYFQETLKLHADMLLNAAIPASELPQERKVVQEEINRANDNPDRQLYTELAKLMYGQHGYAYDTLGPKENIATIPRENILEYYHYWYQPQNFNTIIVGDVNPEEAKKLVTEAFPKPPFLAPKNYQAPQIGLVQPPSAPQAKVLENPSITQTYFALGFLGPAQQKPDDVYALDIALLALGNGKSSRLYQALRESKPLANSVSAGNYTQKYSGLIVINAEAKPENRTVVKQEILKQLKQLKANGITQAELAKAKNQYIKDFVFENESTDGTASSIGYNVTIGSLQDYLDHVSNVEKVTLDQVKDALNRYLNFNQAVMVELLPSSLKANLKAESSADVALLQTAESFPIVPSALTPKATETIETAEADSAIEKKTLPNGMTLISKPRKSSATVAIKLFIKGGQGVETTPGTASLVSALMMQGTPSRTAEAISRELESKGMSLTVSADDDFIEITGSAIREDLGELFAVLKDVLRNPLFAQDEISKKKEQIHQALAASRDTPSSLAFENLTTTLYPHHPYGNEGKRVEDSLDAISRQDLLDYYHLYFVPQNMVASVVGNFDQATLQNYLTSLYESCTSCQRSLVSTAPVPALTESRTVTEEKPQLSATWLAQSWLVPPIRAQKDYVALKVLNSLLGTGMSSRLFVDLREKQGLAYVVGSMLPSREEKSRFVAYIGTDPANLSRVQNGFNHEITRLQNELVPDKELAEAKSKLRGSFSLAHNTNINQAYYLGFYEVVGAGYEFDKTYPALIEQVTPQDIQRVAKMVFSAPSVLSIVKPTPVAPGASSGKPGRK